Below is a genomic region from Henckelia pumila isolate YLH828 chromosome 3, ASM3356847v2, whole genome shotgun sequence.
AGCTCTATAGTTTTCGTGGCTGCATGGAAGAAAATTGTATGGGagcttgaaaatatatatataataaggtGACAtgaaaaaaacaataatttacCTGCATGTGAGAGTAAAAAATGGCTTGGAGGGTGCCTTCTGAAAGTTTCCTTCACAATGGCTCCGAGATATGGCATTTTCTCAACCTCGGATTCAGTCATAACTCCATCTTTACCCACAACATCAACGATTTCTTTATACAGTTTTGCTTGGATTTCTTGATTCTGTACTAAATGGAGCAGAGCCCATTCCAGAGTGGTGGCGCTCGTATCTGTTCCAGCGTTGATGGCTTCGGAACAAAGGGTCACCATTTCTTCTTCCCCCAGCTTCCCTCTTCCCGCCGGTTCAAGCTCGAACAGTGAATCGATATACGCAGCGCCGATGGGGCTCGACATTTCTGAAGTTGCGTGTTTTCTTCCTCCACTCTCAACAAACGCTTTCCTGTTTCGAATCAACGGAACCAAACATTCCAGCTGTTTCGTTCTCAGCTCCTTAGCTTCCTTCACGTGCCGCCGGAAAAGCGGAGTCAGCAACGGCAGGAAATCCGGCAGCTTCggggtggtcatcatcatcacaTCTTTCAATACACTTTCGATGGCTTTGATCCTTTCCTCGGAAATCTTCGCCCCGAAGCACAAGCAAATGAGAATGCTGCATATGGTGAGCCTGCAATTACTCATCACCTCCACATATCCCACGCGGGACGCTTCTTCCTGAAGCCGCCGCATGTGATTCTCCATCGCCCATTTCCTTATCCAACCGCACTGCTTGATCCTCGCCGGGTTTATCAGCTCCGTCACGAAGTTGCGGCGGAGGGCGCGCCACAGAGGGCCGTACTCAGCCGAGTTTATGGCGCACTTCCCCACGCTGAATATGAGCCTGATCGGAGAATCCGCCGGCCGGCTAGCGAAGAGCGCTCCCTTCTGAACCAGTGCTTCGTGAATCAACTCGGAGCTGGTGACAATCACCAGAGTTCGTTGCCCCATCTGCATGGTGAAAATGGGACCATATTTCACACGTAAATCACGTACAACGAATATGAAAGGCCGGCGCTGGAGGATCACTTGAAACAAGTTCCCCACGAGCGGCCAACCCGCCGGACCCGGCGGTAGGTTTCTAGCTTtggcgccgccgccgccgccgccgacGGACCAGCATCGCCACCATAAGCCGAGGAAGAGGGCTGTAAGGGATAGTACAAAAATGTCTATAATCTCCATTTATGTTTCTGTGTTAATTAGCAAATTGCTGGCTAGCTAGTGAGCGGATGAGTACATGGAAGTAATTGGTAATTATAAAGAAGAAGAGGAGGTGggtgaaaatattttgaagccACAAATTAATTACTggatgaaataaatattttcatcagaaATATTTATTGCAATGCGCCAGATGTCGAGGAGTAGGGGTCACAAGTGTGTGGTGCGGTGTTGTAAGTTCAATATTTTCATCAGTTATTATTTTATACCaaagtttttattattattttttttcaccgTGTTGCAGAGTACTTACTCGATAGATGCAAAATGC
It encodes:
- the LOC140893271 gene encoding cytochrome P450 77A3, translated to MEIIDIFVLSLTALFLGLWWRCWSVGGGGGGAKARNLPPGPAGWPLVGNLFQVILQRRPFIFVVRDLRVKYGPIFTMQMGQRTLVIVTSSELIHEALVQKGALFASRPADSPIRLIFSVGKCAINSAEYGPLWRALRRNFVTELINPARIKQCGWIRKWAMENHMRRLQEEASRVGYVEVMSNCRLTICSILICLCFGAKISEERIKAIESVLKDVMMMTTPKLPDFLPLLTPLFRRHVKEAKELRTKQLECLVPLIRNRKAFVESGGRKHATSEMSSPIGAAYIDSLFELEPAGRGKLGEEEMVTLCSEAINAGTDTSATTLEWALLHLVQNQEIQAKLYKEIVDVVGKDGVMTESEVEKMPYLGAIVKETFRRHPPSHFLLSHAATKTIELGGYTIPADANVEFYTAWLTEDPEMWQNPSEFKPERFLTGEGTEVDITGMKGVKMLPFGAGRRICPAWSLGTLHVNLLLAKMVQSFKWIPIPGSPPDPTETFAFTVVMKDPLKAIILPRPNI